A section of the Neisseria dumasiana genome encodes:
- a CDS encoding amino acid ABC transporter ATP-binding protein produces the protein MIKFINVHKHFKDLHVINGVNLEIKKGEVVVVCGPSGSGKSTLIRTVNQLETIESGEIWVDGMNVADPKTDLNKVREEVGFVFQNFNLYPHLTVLENIILSPMKVKKQSRAQAEKKAVELLERVGLAHKKDAMPGQLSGGQQQRVAIARGLAMEPRVMLFDEPTSALDPEMVGEVLRVMKDLANSGMTMMCVTHEMGFAREVADRVIFVDHGQIIEEGTPEDFFKNPKHERAKQFLKQVEMK, from the coding sequence ATGATTAAATTTATCAACGTACACAAACATTTCAAAGACTTGCACGTTATCAACGGCGTGAATCTGGAAATCAAAAAAGGCGAAGTGGTGGTGGTTTGCGGCCCTTCGGGCAGCGGCAAATCCACCCTTATCCGCACCGTCAACCAACTCGAAACGATTGAAAGCGGCGAAATCTGGGTGGACGGCATGAACGTGGCCGACCCGAAAACCGATTTGAACAAAGTGCGCGAAGAAGTGGGCTTTGTGTTTCAAAACTTCAACCTGTATCCGCACCTTACCGTGTTAGAAAACATCATTCTTTCGCCGATGAAAGTGAAAAAGCAGAGCCGTGCCCAAGCCGAGAAAAAAGCCGTCGAACTGCTTGAGCGCGTGGGCTTGGCGCACAAAAAAGACGCCATGCCCGGCCAACTTTCGGGCGGCCAGCAGCAGCGTGTAGCCATTGCCCGCGGCTTGGCGATGGAGCCGCGCGTGATGCTGTTTGACGAACCCACTTCCGCCCTCGACCCCGAAATGGTGGGCGAAGTGTTGCGCGTGATGAAAGACTTGGCCAACAGCGGCATGACCATGATGTGCGTTACCCACGAAATGGGCTTTGCCCGCGAAGTGGCCGACCGCGTGATTTTTGTCGATCACGGGCAGATCATCGAAGAAGGAACGCCCGAAGATTTTTTCAAAAACCCCAAACACGAACGCGCCAAGCAATTTTTAAAACAGGTTGAGATGAAATAA
- the dsbD gene encoding protein-disulfide reductase DsbD — protein MKKLLYFFAAWLCLSSSVFAQVDASKLLPPEQAFIPQVNVTDAGINVQFAVAEGYYLYQSKIMAETDPEGLLANPQFSRGEEKEDEFFGKQTVYHHAAQVNWPYTKPQNNYRLTVKYQGCAEVGVCYPPTETSFDIKGSGLYQADAMPQEGKNRFLQPMPASDGPVSAPAKSSTETNRFKLSWDTLGANLLAFFVAGLGLSFTACMYPLLPIVSSIVVGDKNASKGRAFALSMVYVQGLALTYTLVGVIAGLTGALLTVWLQQPWVVLAAAAVMVVLALSMFGVFNLQLPTSVQGYFQNQSNKLSGGRIASVFVMGMLSALIVGPCVAPPLAFALGYIGQTGDAALGGIALYALALGTGVPLIAIGTFGGHILPRAGGWMNGIKYAFGFILLAVAVYLATPFIPYLLVIALYTLLMIIPAGLLLAGMRKQSGRLKTFSLVLGSLLLAGGSWFAYQSANQQSTALHRFLTLAPPSADTATGAHGHIYTDVGELKTAMQAALQQNPGKPVLLDFYADWCISCKEMAAYTLNQPEVQQTVDMNRFFQIDVTANTPEHQALLKEYGLFGPPGIFVIRADGSRSEALLGFVKPDAFIRWYQENR, from the coding sequence ATGAAAAAACTACTTTATTTCTTCGCTGCATGGCTGTGCCTCTCAAGCAGCGTGTTCGCCCAAGTGGACGCTTCCAAGCTGCTCCCGCCAGAGCAGGCGTTTATTCCGCAGGTTAACGTAACCGATGCGGGCATCAATGTGCAGTTTGCCGTAGCCGAAGGCTACTATCTCTACCAATCGAAAATCATGGCCGAAACCGATCCCGAAGGTTTGCTGGCCAACCCGCAGTTCAGCCGCGGCGAAGAGAAGGAAGACGAATTCTTCGGCAAACAAACGGTTTACCACCATGCCGCCCAAGTTAACTGGCCTTACACCAAGCCGCAGAACAACTACCGGCTTACCGTCAAATATCAAGGTTGTGCCGAAGTAGGCGTGTGCTATCCCCCTACCGAAACCTCGTTCGACATCAAAGGCAGCGGCCTCTACCAAGCGGACGCCATGCCGCAGGAAGGGAAAAACCGCTTTCTGCAACCGATGCCTGCTTCAGACGGCCCGGTTAGCGCTCCGGCAAAAAGCAGCACCGAAACCAACCGTTTCAAACTTTCTTGGGATACTCTGGGCGCCAATTTATTGGCGTTTTTTGTCGCCGGGCTGGGTTTGAGCTTTACCGCCTGCATGTATCCGCTGCTGCCGATTGTATCGAGCATTGTCGTGGGCGATAAAAACGCCTCTAAAGGCCGCGCATTCGCACTGTCTATGGTTTATGTGCAGGGTTTGGCACTCACCTACACTTTGGTGGGCGTGATTGCAGGGCTGACCGGCGCACTGCTTACCGTATGGCTGCAACAGCCTTGGGTAGTGCTGGCCGCCGCTGCCGTGATGGTGGTGCTGGCCTTATCGATGTTCGGCGTATTCAACCTCCAACTGCCCACCTCCGTGCAGGGTTATTTTCAAAACCAAAGCAATAAATTAAGCGGCGGCAGAATCGCATCGGTATTTGTGATGGGTATGCTTTCCGCGCTGATTGTCGGCCCCTGCGTGGCCCCTCCGCTGGCTTTCGCGCTCGGCTATATCGGCCAAACCGGCGACGCGGCTTTGGGCGGCATCGCACTTTACGCTCTGGCCTTAGGTACGGGCGTTCCGCTGATTGCCATCGGCACGTTCGGCGGCCATATCCTGCCCCGCGCCGGCGGCTGGATGAACGGCATCAAATACGCCTTCGGCTTTATTCTGCTTGCCGTAGCCGTTTATTTGGCCACGCCGTTTATCCCCTATCTGCTGGTAATTGCACTTTACACCTTGCTGATGATTATCCCCGCCGGCCTGCTTTTAGCCGGAATGCGCAAACAGTCGGGCCGTCTGAAAACCTTCTCGCTCGTTTTAGGCTCGCTGTTATTGGCCGGCGGCTCTTGGTTTGCTTATCAGAGCGCCAACCAACAAAGCACCGCCCTGCACCGCTTTCTGACATTGGCTCCCCCTTCCGCCGACACCGCCACCGGTGCGCACGGGCATATTTACACAGATGTGGGCGAACTGAAAACCGCCATGCAGGCAGCCTTACAGCAAAACCCCGGCAAACCCGTGCTGCTCGATTTTTATGCCGATTGGTGTATTTCATGTAAAGAAATGGCGGCCTACACACTTAACCAACCCGAAGTGCAGCAAACCGTCGATATGAACCGCTTCTTCCAAATCGACGTAACCGCCAACACCCCCGAACATCAGGCTCTGTTGAAAGAATACGGCCTGTTCGGCCCGCCGGGTATTTTCGTGATCCGTGCCGACGGCAGCCGCAGCGAAGCCCTGTTGGGTTTTGTCAAACCCGACGCGTTCATCCGCTGGTATCAGGAAAACCGATAA
- a CDS encoding S24 family peptidase produces MAVLKLDTAQITEISKKAKELGINSELPSSKPGVADKAEREKWEFEMIPSKGGRHGMKKLYTIPAYIVDGLEEKGLLHLIESGLEEAPQVGTLPSESNIYKENEAPAPRERTEFTLSYSKWAEKQERGNIVPVRYYKEVFASAGNGAIPWDNDPEAMWFRDSFFKYLGLKPADCFCTRVDGDSMHPTLIDQGTVLWHAVTQYTREGIYLFRQGEELRVKRLQRLNINSFNIISDNPNKGIYPTTELDLSQAEPHDFEILGRYLWSCGIAK; encoded by the coding sequence ATGGCTGTTTTGAAATTAGATACCGCGCAAATTACTGAAATTTCTAAAAAGGCTAAGGAACTCGGTATAAATTCCGAGCTTCCAAGTAGTAAGCCCGGTGTAGCTGATAAGGCAGAGCGAGAAAAGTGGGAGTTTGAAATGATTCCCAGTAAGGGAGGGCGGCACGGTATGAAAAAGCTGTACACAATCCCTGCATATATCGTTGATGGATTAGAAGAAAAAGGCTTATTGCACCTGATTGAAAGCGGCCTTGAAGAAGCCCCGCAGGTAGGAACATTGCCTTCTGAAAGTAATATATATAAAGAGAACGAAGCACCGGCTCCGCGTGAACGCACGGAATTTACCCTGTCTTACAGCAAGTGGGCGGAAAAACAGGAACGCGGCAATATCGTTCCGGTAAGATACTATAAAGAAGTATTCGCAAGCGCAGGTAATGGGGCAATCCCGTGGGATAACGACCCCGAGGCTATGTGGTTTCGAGATTCCTTTTTTAAATACTTAGGTTTAAAGCCTGCCGATTGTTTTTGTACGCGTGTAGATGGCGATAGTATGCACCCAACCCTGATCGACCAAGGCACGGTACTATGGCATGCCGTCACTCAATACACCCGCGAGGGCATATACCTGTTCAGGCAAGGGGAAGAGTTGCGGGTAAAACGCCTGCAACGCCTTAATATCAACTCTTTCAACATCATCAGCGACAACCCCAATAAGGGCATATACCCGACAACAGAACTGGATCTATCACAAGCTGAGCCGCACGACTTCGAGATCCTCGGACGCTATTTATGGAGTTGCGGCATAGCAAAATAA
- a CDS encoding helix-turn-helix domain-containing protein, with product MHPELIRAHLRIKGYTLEDVAKEAKIGCSTVRLALTKPSTAGEKAIAKILEKPLHELWPERWTKEGKRIRPRYAHLYKESVA from the coding sequence ATGCACCCTGAACTTATCAGAGCGCATCTGCGTATCAAGGGCTATACGCTGGAAGATGTGGCAAAAGAAGCCAAAATCGGCTGCTCAACGGTGCGACTAGCCCTAACCAAACCGTCAACCGCCGGAGAAAAGGCAATCGCCAAAATCTTGGAAAAACCTTTGCACGAATTGTGGCCGGAACGGTGGACAAAAGAAGGAAAGCGCATCCGACCGCGCTACGCACATTTATATAAGGAATCGGTAGCATGA
- a CDS encoding Mu transposase C-terminal domain-containing protein, which translates to MKTHYSIAELLDMKLDSLPATKVGLGDKAKRESWPYVEVAGKGGRGGKRREYTPPPEVLEQIRQQQTAKVLAELPPVPTVAQPTTAVSTEMRYDHTTEAQRTREGARLAVLKAVEKLMEESKVGKDAAITTLLTQARLPQFGHIAKTFALALDERGAGSLKLPSSRTIKRWFAAREQNSLAPKIVQKNMEIPYWLPLFLKCYRQPQKLTVVMAYELFCAVMREEYPDRVVPSIHAVRRAMDKCGAVALQDGRMGKRELKNILPHKTRDFLHLKPADIYTADGHTFDAEVLNPRSGRPFRPEITTVVDIHTRRCVGWSVGLAESRLTVLEALSNACKTAIPNIWYVDWGKGFENIMMTDEATGVLGRLGITMSHSRAYNSQAKGTSERSHNIFTKAAKFLPTYVGKDMDEEARKKMFKWSRQEIKLQGKIVNAPVMLWDEFKAYVEAVIDAYNNKPHRSLLKFTDPETGKMRFMTPNEMWALGVAQHGEPMKVEPQEESWLFRPQEMRKVSRGQVSVLNNTYFSGALEELHGDYVRVAYDVTDAQWVWVYDDVGRLICKAEWNGNATSYMPQSFIEQAADKRTDQRLKRLELQRENILAEKGVAGIGQQETMNIGGLNINLEQARQQHEQMLAQRMQQQEPETVQAVQAKADTGWTVPETPAERFALYQRIKDSDSLPERAAVWVRRYPNSAEYKSFMNRQAVS; encoded by the coding sequence ATGAAAACGCACTATTCGATAGCCGAATTGCTTGATATGAAGCTGGACAGTTTACCGGCGACAAAAGTCGGCTTAGGCGATAAGGCGAAAAGAGAGAGCTGGCCCTACGTTGAGGTGGCAGGCAAAGGCGGGCGCGGCGGCAAACGCCGCGAGTACACCCCGCCGCCCGAAGTGCTGGAGCAAATCCGGCAACAGCAGACGGCGAAAGTGCTTGCCGAACTGCCGCCGGTACCGACGGTTGCCCAGCCAACCACGGCAGTATCAACAGAGATGCGTTACGACCACACTACCGAAGCCCAGCGCACCCGCGAAGGGGCAAGGCTGGCGGTGTTGAAGGCGGTGGAAAAGCTAATGGAAGAATCGAAAGTCGGCAAAGATGCAGCGATTACGACGCTGCTCACTCAGGCGCGGTTGCCGCAGTTTGGGCATATCGCCAAAACCTTTGCGCTGGCCTTAGACGAGCGCGGCGCAGGCAGTTTGAAGTTGCCGAGCAGCCGTACCATTAAACGCTGGTTTGCAGCGCGGGAACAAAACAGCCTTGCTCCCAAGATTGTGCAAAAAAACATGGAAATACCCTACTGGCTGCCTTTGTTTTTGAAATGTTACCGCCAGCCGCAAAAGCTGACGGTGGTGATGGCCTACGAACTGTTTTGTGCGGTGATGCGCGAAGAATACCCCGACAGGGTGGTTCCGAGCATCCACGCGGTACGGCGGGCGATGGATAAGTGCGGCGCGGTGGCCTTGCAAGACGGCAGAATGGGCAAGCGCGAGCTTAAGAACATCCTGCCGCACAAAACGCGCGACTTCCTCCATTTGAAACCCGCCGACATCTACACCGCCGACGGTCATACATTTGATGCGGAAGTGCTGAATCCGCGCAGCGGCAGACCGTTTAGACCTGAAATTACTACGGTGGTGGACATCCACACCCGCCGATGCGTGGGCTGGAGCGTGGGGCTGGCGGAAAGCAGGCTCACGGTGCTGGAAGCCTTAAGCAATGCGTGTAAGACGGCCATACCCAATATTTGGTATGTCGACTGGGGCAAGGGCTTCGAAAATATCATGATGACCGACGAAGCCACGGGTGTTTTAGGCCGTTTGGGTATCACAATGAGCCACTCAAGAGCCTACAACTCGCAGGCAAAAGGTACTTCGGAGCGCAGCCACAACATTTTTACCAAGGCGGCTAAGTTTTTGCCCACTTATGTGGGCAAGGATATGGACGAAGAAGCCCGCAAGAAGATGTTTAAGTGGAGCCGGCAGGAAATCAAGCTGCAAGGCAAGATTGTGAATGCGCCGGTGATGCTGTGGGACGAGTTTAAAGCCTACGTTGAAGCCGTGATCGATGCCTACAACAATAAGCCGCACCGCTCGCTGCTGAAATTTACCGACCCTGAAACGGGCAAGATGCGGTTTATGACACCTAACGAGATGTGGGCGTTGGGTGTGGCGCAGCACGGCGAACCGATGAAGGTGGAGCCGCAGGAAGAAAGCTGGCTGTTCCGCCCGCAGGAAATGCGCAAGGTATCGCGCGGTCAGGTATCGGTGCTGAATAACACCTATTTCAGCGGCGCATTGGAAGAGCTGCACGGCGATTATGTGCGGGTGGCTTATGACGTTACCGACGCCCAATGGGTGTGGGTGTATGACGATGTAGGCCGCCTGATTTGCAAAGCAGAATGGAACGGTAACGCTACATCTTATATGCCGCAAAGCTTTATTGAGCAGGCAGCAGACAAGCGCACCGACCAACGCCTGAAACGCTTGGAATTGCAGCGCGAAAACATCTTAGCCGAAAAAGGCGTGGCAGGTATCGGGCAACAGGAAACTATGAATATCGGTGGCCTGAACATCAATTTGGAACAAGCGCGGCAGCAGCACGAACAGATGCTGGCGCAGCGGATGCAACAGCAAGAGCCGGAAACGGTGCAGGCGGTGCAAGCCAAAGCGGATACGGGCTGGACGGTTCCCGAAACGCCCGCCGAGCGTTTCGCGCTGTACCAACGGATAAAGGATTCGGACAGCCTGCCCGAGCGGGCGGCGGTTTGGGTGCGGCGTTATCCGAACAGCGCAGAATATAAGTCGTTTATGAACAGACAGGCAGTCAGTTAA
- a CDS encoding AAA family ATPase: MKIANINNLSLASVAMQRLVGRKDGLPGLGVLYGPSGFGKTTAMVAVANETRAYYVQLRSAWAKKTLLEKICFEMGISPAKTTAGCLDQICEQLAASQRPLILDEADYLVTKAGMVELVRDIYEGSQAPVMLVGEEQLPAKLKKYERFHNRVLAWIGAQPVSMADAEQLAAIHAPSVKIKPDLLAHLVEISHGSVRRVTVNLANLESQADTLGFDEIGLDDIKGLKGFDFYVGEAPKRGMKL; encoded by the coding sequence ATGAAAATAGCGAATATCAACAACTTATCTTTGGCATCGGTAGCAATGCAGCGTTTGGTGGGGCGAAAAGACGGCCTGCCGGGCTTGGGGGTGCTGTACGGCCCGAGTGGTTTCGGAAAAACCACGGCGATGGTGGCCGTGGCCAACGAAACCCGCGCCTATTATGTGCAACTGCGCAGCGCGTGGGCAAAGAAAACCCTGCTCGAAAAAATCTGCTTTGAAATGGGCATCTCTCCCGCCAAAACCACGGCGGGCTGCCTAGACCAAATCTGCGAACAACTGGCGGCCAGCCAACGCCCGCTGATTTTGGATGAAGCGGATTATTTAGTGACCAAGGCAGGCATGGTGGAACTGGTGCGCGATATATACGAGGGTAGCCAAGCTCCCGTGATGCTGGTAGGCGAAGAGCAGCTGCCTGCGAAGTTGAAGAAATACGAACGCTTCCACAACCGCGTGCTGGCATGGATAGGCGCGCAGCCGGTGAGCATGGCCGATGCGGAGCAGCTGGCGGCGATACATGCGCCGTCAGTCAAAATCAAGCCCGATCTGCTGGCGCATTTGGTGGAGATTTCGCACGGCTCGGTGCGCCGCGTAACGGTCAATTTAGCCAACTTGGAAAGCCAAGCGGACACGCTGGGTTTCGATGAAATCGGGTTGGATGATATTAAAGGCTTGAAGGGTTTTGATTTTTATGTGGGTGAAGCACCCAAACGGGGGATGAAATTATGA
- a CDS encoding helix-turn-helix domain-containing protein, whose amino-acid sequence MNKQYMNDEWFGILEREVKLSSRRKVAEKIGYSQTTVSLILNGKYAGKTDAVAHKVMLVYTNTECPFKESVITLQECRDYAHAPAPTHNPAKMQHWRVCQNCPKRPEK is encoded by the coding sequence ATGAATAAACAATACATGAATGATGAATGGTTTGGCATTTTGGAACGTGAAGTCAAGTTGAGCAGCCGCAGAAAAGTAGCGGAAAAAATCGGATACAGCCAAACCACCGTGAGCTTGATACTCAACGGCAAATATGCGGGAAAAACCGATGCGGTCGCACACAAAGTGATGTTGGTGTACACCAATACCGAATGCCCGTTTAAGGAATCGGTGATTACTTTACAAGAGTGCCGCGATTATGCCCATGCGCCCGCACCGACGCACAACCCCGCAAAAATGCAGCATTGGCGGGTGTGCCAAAACTGCCCCAAACGGCCTGAAAAATAG
- a CDS encoding methyltransferase domain-containing protein — MKVLDPCCGSKMMFFDKKDERVVFGDERHEQHLLKDRHYLRKLEISPDVRLDFTDLPFPDNTFPVVVFDPPHLIHAGEKSWLAKKYGVLGGRWQDDIRKGFSECFRVLKPDGLLIFKWNENQIRVREILALTDQKPLFGHVSMKHKKNQTQTHWITFLKEV, encoded by the coding sequence ATGAAAGTTTTAGACCCTTGCTGCGGCAGCAAGATGATGTTTTTTGACAAAAAAGACGAGCGCGTGGTGTTTGGGGATGAGCGCCACGAGCAACATCTGCTTAAAGACCGCCACTATTTGCGGAAGCTGGAAATATCCCCCGACGTTAGGTTGGATTTTACCGACCTACCGTTCCCCGATAACACTTTTCCGGTGGTGGTTTTCGACCCGCCGCACCTGATTCATGCGGGCGAGAAATCGTGGTTGGCCAAGAAATACGGCGTATTGGGCGGGCGGTGGCAAGACGATATACGGAAAGGTTTTTCCGAGTGTTTCAGGGTGCTTAAACCTGATGGCTTGCTGATTTTCAAGTGGAACGAAAACCAAATCAGAGTGCGCGAAATACTGGCCTTGACCGACCAAAAGCCACTATTCGGGCATGTGAGCATGAAGCACAAGAAAAACCAAACGCAAACCCATTGGATAACATTTTTAAAGGAAGTGTAA
- a CDS encoding host-nuclease inhibitor Gam family protein yields the protein MARKKRYNTPAFTVGIQTRDEAVEHIKRYGDLSREATRMVADHNDTVAEMQEKLDAQIAPLTAEMQAIEAGVLAWATANRDMLTDNGKVKYCNLTTGTIRWRFDPPKCQVRGVDAVIALMQSDEKYARFVRTKHEINKDAVLNEADFFTANPVAGLSIVQGAEKFAIEVNEQEVG from the coding sequence ATGGCAAGAAAAAAACGCTACAACACCCCCGCCTTCACGGTGGGTATTCAAACCCGCGACGAAGCGGTAGAACACATCAAACGCTACGGCGATTTAAGCCGCGAGGCAACGCGCATGGTAGCCGACCACAACGACACCGTGGCCGAAATGCAGGAAAAGCTCGACGCGCAAATCGCACCGCTTACCGCCGAGATGCAGGCCATCGAAGCAGGCGTGCTGGCATGGGCGACGGCCAACCGCGATATGCTGACCGATAACGGCAAAGTCAAATACTGCAACCTGACTACCGGCACCATCCGCTGGCGTTTCGATCCGCCCAAATGCCAAGTACGCGGCGTGGATGCGGTAATCGCCCTGATGCAGTCGGACGAAAAGTACGCCCGATTCGTCCGAACCAAGCACGAAATCAACAAAGATGCCGTGTTGAATGAAGCTGATTTTTTCACAGCCAACCCCGTGGCGGGATTGAGCATCGTACAAGGTGCGGAGAAATTTGCCATTGAAGTCAACGAACAGGAGGTGGGCTGA
- a CDS encoding recombination-associated protein RdgC — MWFKQLTAYPLPQKPEQKHLDESLSNFQFTPPAGLDWFNEGFAIPTPFDNFFVFDAKGHYLISLKREEKVLPAGVINNVLAEKVEKIQQEEARIVGRREKQGLKEQITDDLLPRALTCSSRTHAILTDGWLLVDSATPSRAENLLTKLREALGGLEVKLPATKQSPSSLMTEWLLNGEAQGGFELDCDVTLIGNGDVVPRIKISKKDINDYDVVQHARNGLHVAEMGLVWREQIAFILTANLTLKRIRYLDVLQENAESQTDNSTDLAYASQIIMTESLTAMLNELAEHLGGWQE; from the coding sequence ATGTGGTTTAAACAATTAACGGCTTACCCGTTGCCGCAAAAACCGGAACAAAAACACTTAGACGAAAGCCTAAGCAATTTCCAATTCACGCCACCTGCCGGCTTGGATTGGTTTAACGAGGGTTTTGCTATCCCTACCCCGTTTGATAATTTTTTTGTTTTTGATGCCAAAGGCCATTACTTAATCAGCCTTAAACGCGAGGAAAAAGTATTGCCCGCAGGCGTGATTAATAATGTGCTGGCTGAAAAAGTCGAGAAAATCCAGCAAGAAGAGGCGCGCATTGTAGGCCGTAGAGAGAAGCAGGGGCTGAAAGAACAGATTACCGATGATCTACTGCCCCGCGCCTTAACCTGTAGCAGCCGTACCCATGCCATCTTAACGGACGGCTGGCTGCTGGTTGACAGTGCCACCCCGAGCAGGGCGGAAAATCTGTTAACCAAGTTGCGCGAGGCATTGGGCGGGCTGGAGGTTAAACTGCCTGCGACCAAACAATCGCCGTCTAGCTTAATGACCGAATGGCTGCTCAACGGCGAAGCACAGGGCGGGTTTGAGTTGGATTGCGACGTTACTTTGATTGGTAATGGCGACGTTGTGCCGCGCATCAAAATCAGCAAAAAAGACATCAATGACTATGATGTGGTGCAACACGCCCGTAACGGATTGCATGTGGCTGAGATGGGCTTGGTGTGGCGCGAGCAGATTGCCTTTATTTTGACGGCAAATCTGACCCTTAAACGCATCCGGTATCTTGATGTATTGCAAGAAAATGCCGAAAGCCAAACCGATAACTCTACTGATCTCGCCTATGCGTCGCAAATCATCATGACGGAATCGTTAACGGCCATGCTTAACGAGCTTGCGGAGCATTTGGGCGGCTGGCAGGAGTAG
- a CDS encoding J domain-containing protein, protein MKNYYEILGVNITANSEEIRKAMQKMAESGRISLSDLQVCKENLLDEEARKAYNKNLFMEQPQLLEKVALEANQKFKDKIQVVEAENIVEPKQQPSQMSWVQIIGGGFLVLFFGMIVFGKSDNKTPKLDEWIAQAACESAVKQLLKAPATAEFGGWGRNRNGDGTYTITGSVDAHNSYGAMLRSSFNCTVRDKGDGNTGTVVNYLK, encoded by the coding sequence ATGAAGAATTATTATGAAATTTTGGGTGTGAATATTACTGCCAATTCTGAAGAAATCCGTAAGGCTATGCAGAAGATGGCGGAAAGCGGCCGGATAAGTTTGTCTGATTTGCAGGTGTGCAAAGAGAATCTGTTGGATGAAGAAGCGCGCAAGGCGTATAACAAAAATCTGTTTATGGAGCAGCCCCAGCTTTTAGAAAAGGTAGCCCTTGAAGCCAACCAAAAATTCAAGGACAAAATACAAGTGGTTGAAGCCGAGAATATCGTTGAACCTAAACAGCAGCCGTCCCAAATGAGCTGGGTACAGATAATCGGCGGCGGCTTTTTGGTTTTGTTTTTTGGAATGATAGTGTTTGGTAAATCTGATAATAAAACGCCAAAGCTGGATGAATGGATTGCACAAGCCGCTTGCGAGAGTGCGGTAAAACAGCTTTTAAAAGCCCCTGCAACAGCAGAATTTGGCGGTTGGGGCAGAAACCGCAACGGCGATGGTACTTATACCATAACCGGTAGCGTGGATGCGCACAATAGCTATGGCGCGATGTTGCGAAGTAGCTTTAATTGTACGGTAAGAGATAAAGGAGACGGCAATACGGGTACGGTAGTGAATTACCTGAAATAG
- a CDS encoding gp16 family protein, with product MGMSDDAYRDMLVRLTGKNSCALMDIDELERVVAEMKTKGFTPTNKNYGQRPNRRQSADPMMRKIEALLADGGLHWNYAHAMAKRMFKVDRVEWLSDGNMHKLVAALQIAANRKKKEA from the coding sequence ATGGGCATGTCTGATGACGCTTACCGCGATATGCTGGTACGTTTAACCGGTAAAAATTCTTGCGCGCTGATGGATATTGATGAGTTGGAGCGGGTTGTGGCTGAAATGAAAACCAAAGGCTTTACGCCAACCAATAAAAACTACGGCCAGCGGCCAAACAGACGGCAGAGCGCAGACCCGATGATGCGCAAAATCGAAGCCCTGTTGGCCGACGGCGGCCTGCATTGGAATTATGCACACGCGATGGCCAAACGGATGTTTAAGGTTGATCGTGTGGAATGGCTTTCAGACGGAAATATGCACAAGTTGGTGGCGGCGTTGCAGATTGCGGCAAACCGCAAAAAGAAAGAGGCTTGA
- a CDS encoding Mor transcription activator family protein produces MAWSLSEKDFDDVRHLLPDGAVDLIQVVGADAAYRLIKRWGGTSLPVGMNKTRNGKILHAKLAEEIGEENALKIGRIFGRQRFLWVPKCQEALRELRNRQIRARLDELTMGGGIYSMPEAVRKTAVEYDLTDRQIWYIAKQADIEASPQPALF; encoded by the coding sequence ATGGCTTGGAGCTTGAGTGAAAAAGATTTTGACGACGTGCGTCATCTGCTCCCGGATGGCGCGGTTGATTTGATTCAGGTGGTGGGGGCGGATGCCGCCTACCGCCTGATTAAGCGTTGGGGCGGAACGAGCCTGCCGGTGGGAATGAACAAAACCCGCAACGGTAAAATCCTGCATGCGAAGTTGGCCGAAGAAATCGGCGAGGAAAATGCGCTTAAAATCGGGCGTATTTTCGGGCGGCAGCGGTTTTTGTGGGTGCCGAAGTGCCAAGAAGCCCTGCGCGAGCTGCGCAACCGCCAAATCCGCGCCCGCCTTGACGAGTTAACGATGGGTGGCGGCATCTACTCCATGCCCGAAGCGGTGCGCAAAACCGCCGTCGAATACGATTTGACCGACCGCCAAATATGGTACATAGCCAAGCAGGCCGATATTGAAGCCAGCCCGCAGCCTGCATTGTTTTAA